One part of the Rutidosis leptorrhynchoides isolate AG116_Rl617_1_P2 chromosome 1, CSIRO_AGI_Rlap_v1, whole genome shotgun sequence genome encodes these proteins:
- the LOC139872681 gene encoding FACT complex subunit SPT16-like has translation MAAAGGGYTIDTNTSVRRLKVLYSHWREQRDDLWGNCNAFAVATPPLSNDLRYLKSSSLNLWLLGYEFPETIMVFSDKQIHFLCSPKKASVIDVVKKSAKEAVGVDVVMHVKPKSDDGSTQMDSILQSIESLDSPVLGHIAKEAPEGKLLEKWAEKLKSSGLQLNDVTNGLADIFAVKEASELTNVKKAAYLTASVMKLYVVPKLEKVIDEETKVTHSLLMDDTEKTILEPTKIKVKLKAENVDICYPPILPPHHHQIQNLQTKSSKPKSQNYALLLADTVIVTDNGHEVVTGFSTKAFKDVAYSFNDGEQDLDEKVQPKVDSGHNEYSKATLRSDNQEMSKEEQRRQHQAELARQKNEETAQRLAGGRSATGDRKSSSRTSNDLIAYKNVNDLPPPRDLMIVVDQRNESILIPLYGCMVPFHVATVKTVSSQADTSRNSYIRIIFNVPGAPFSSNDPNSVKNQTDIFLKEVSFRSKDARHISEVVQQIKTLRRSVVSRESERAERASLVTQERLVLAGNKFKPIRLPDLWIRPPFPGRGRKLPGTLEAHDNGFRYATSRNDERVDILFGNIKHAFFQSAEKEMITLLHFHLHNHIMVGNKKTIDVQFYVEVMDVVQTLGGGKRSAYDPDEIEEEQRERDRKNKINMGFQNFVNRVNDLWGQPKFKSLDLEFDQPLRELGFHGVPHKASAFIVPTSSCLVELIETPFFVVTLSEIEIVNLERVGLGQKNFDMAIVFKDFKKDVLRIDSIPSSSLDGIKEWLDTTDIKYYESRLNMNWRAILKTITDDPQNFIDEGGWEFLNLEASDSDSDGSQESDQGYEPSDVEPESESEDDGSDSASLVESDDDEEEEEEEGSEEEEGKTWEELEREATNADRENGVESDSEEERKRRKMKAFGKSRAGPSSSVPKRPKFRR, from the exons ATGGCAGCTGCTGGAGGTGGATATACAATAGATACAAATACATCCGTTAGACGACTAAAGGTTCTGTATTCTCATTGGCGGGAACAAAGAGATGATTTATGGGGAAATTGTAATGCTTTTGCAGTAGCAACACCACCATTATCAAATGATCTTCGTTATTTAAAGTCTTCATCTTTAAACCTATGGCTGCTTGGTTATGAATTCCCAGAAACAATAATGGTTTTTTCAGACAAACAGATCCATTTCTTATGTAGCCCAAAGAAAGCTTCAGTGATTGATGTTGTTAAAAAGTCTGCTAAAGAGGCAGTAGGTGTAGATGTTGTGATGCATGTGAAGCCAAAAAGTGATGACGGGTCGACCCAAATGGATAGCATTTTACAATCCATTGAATCTCTTGATTCCCCTGTTCTTGGTCATATAGCAAAAGAGGCTCCTGAAGGGAAACTTTTAGAGAAATGGGCTGAAAAACTGAAGTCATCTGGTTTGCAACTTAATGATGTTACAAATGGATTAGCGGATATTTTTGCTGTTAAAGAGGCTAGTGAGTTGACAAATGTGAAAAAAGCTGCTTATTTAACTGCTTCGGTTATGAAATTGTACGTTGTCCCGAAGCTTGAGAAGGTCATCGATGAAGAAACGAAAGTGACTCATTCTTTGTTAATGGACGATACTGAAAAAACAATTTTAGAGCCTACTAAAATCAAAGTGAAGTTGAAAGCAGAAAATGTTGATATCTGTTACCCTCCTATTCTTcctcctcatcatcatcagattcaAAACTTGCAGACAAAGAGTAGTAAACCGAAGAGTCAAAACTATGCACTATTGCTTGCTGATACTGTGATTGTTACTGATAATGGTCATGAAGTGGTTACTGGTTTTAGTACTAAAGCTTTTAAAGATGTTGCATACTCTTTTAATGATGGTGAGCAAGATTTAGATGAAAAAGTACAACCTAAAGTTGATTCGGGACATAATGAATATTCTAAAGCAACTTTAAGATCAGACAATCAAGAAATGTCTAAAGAAGAACAAAGAAGACAACATCAAGCTGAACTCGCGCGTCAAAAGAACGAAGAAACCGCGCAACGACTTGCAGGTGGCAGAAGTGCAACAg GTGATCGTAAATCATCTTCAAGAACTTCAAATGATTTAATTGCATATAAAAATGTAAACGATCTTCCTCCACCAAGAGATTTGATGATTGTGGTTGACCAAAGGAACGAGTCAATTCTTATACCTTTATACGGATGCATGGTTCCGTTTCATGTTGCTACGGTGAAGACGGTTTCAAGTCAAGCAGATACAAGCCGTAACAGTTACATTCGGATCATATTCAACGTTCCTGGAGCTCCGTTTTCATCAAATGATCCGAATTCAGTTAAGAATCAGACAGATATTTTCTTGAAAGAGGTCTCGTTTCGTTCTAAGGACGCGAGGCATATTAGTGAAGTGGTACAGCAGATTAAAACACTTAGAAGAAGCGTTGTTTCTCGTGAGTCAGAAAGGGCCGAAAGAGCGTCATTGGTTACTCAAGAAAGGCTTGTGCTTGCTGGGAATAAATTCAAACCGATTCGTTTACCCGATCTTTGGATCCGCCCACCGTTTCCGGGTCGCGGGCGGAAGCTTCCGGGTACTTTAGAAGCACACGATAACGGTTTCAGATACGCAACATCAAGGAACGATGAACGTGTGGATATTCTATTTGGTAATATTAAACATGCTTTTTTTCAATCAGCAGAAAAAGAAATGATTACTttgttacactttcatcttcacaATCATATAATGGTTGGAAACAAAAAGACCATAGATGTTCAATTTTATGTTGAGGTTATGGATGTTGTCCAAACGCTTGGCGGTGGTAAACGGTCTGCGTATGACCCAGATGAGATTGAGGAAGAACAAAGAGAAAGGGACCGTAAAAACAAAATCAATATGGGTTTTCAGAATTTTGTTAATCGGGTTAACGATCTTTGGGGACAACCGAAGTTCAAAAGTCTTGACCTTGAGTTTGACCAGCCTTTAAGAGAGCTAGGGTTTCACGGGGTACCGCACAAAGCTTCTGCTTTCATTGTTCCAACTTCTTCCTGTTTAGTCGAGCTGATTGAAACTCCATTTTTCGTAGTTACATTAAGTGAAATTGAGATTGTGAATCTTGAAAGAGTCGGGCTCGGACAAAAGAATTTTGACATGGCTATTGTGTTTAAAGATTTTAAAAAGGACGTCCTTCGAATTGATTCGATTCCTTCTTCTTCACTTGATGGAATCAAAGAATGGTTAGATACAACtgatattaagtattatgaaagcAGGTTGAACATGAACTGGCGGGCCATACTGAAAACAATCACTGATGACCCACAAAACTTCATTGATGAAGGAGGATGGGAGTTTTTGAATTTGGAAGCTAGTGATTCTGACTCTGATGGGTCACAAGAGTCTGACCAGGGTTATGAACCGTCTGATGTGGAACCTGAATCTGAGTCAGAAGATGACGGGTCGGATAGTGCTTCGTTGGTtgaatctgatgatgatgaggaggaagaagaagaggaaGGATCTGAAGAAGAAGAAGGGAAGACATGGGAGGAATTGGAGAGAGAAGCAACTAATGCTGATAGGGAAAATGGCGTAGAGTCTGATAGTgaagaagagagaaaaagaaggAAGATGAAGGCGTTTGGCAAGTCTCGTGCGGGTCCCAGCAGCAGTGTTCCAAAGCGTCCGAAGTTCCGAAG GTAA